One Luteibacter aegosomaticola genomic window carries:
- the rplD gene encoding 50S ribosomal protein L4 codes for MELNVIGAKSLTVSDEVFGGEYKKALVHQVVTAYQAGGRAGTKAQLSRGELSGTTKKFKKQKGGGARHGDYRAPIFVGGGRTFAAKPRSFEQKVNRKAYRVAIRSIVAELVRQDRLKIVNELSIEKASTKAMIAKLAELEVKGRVLLVSEDATEALYLSARNIPYIHVVDVLALNPVSLVGSDFVVMTVDAVKKVEEWLA; via the coding sequence ATGGAACTGAATGTTATTGGCGCCAAGTCGCTCACCGTCTCGGACGAAGTGTTCGGCGGCGAGTACAAGAAGGCCCTCGTGCACCAGGTCGTCACTGCCTACCAGGCTGGCGGTCGTGCAGGCACCAAGGCGCAGCTGTCGCGCGGTGAACTGTCCGGTACCACGAAGAAGTTCAAGAAGCAGAAGGGCGGTGGCGCTCGCCACGGCGATTACCGTGCACCGATCTTCGTCGGTGGTGGTCGCACGTTCGCAGCCAAGCCGCGCAGCTTCGAGCAGAAGGTCAACCGCAAGGCTTACCGCGTTGCGATTCGTTCGATCGTCGCCGAGCTGGTCCGTCAGGACCGCCTGAAGATCGTCAACGAACTGTCCATCGAGAAGGCAAGCACCAAGGCGATGATCGCCAAGCTCGCTGAGCTCGAAGTCAAGGGTCGTGTCCTGCTGGTGTCGGAAGACGCCACCGAGGCGCTGTACCTGTCCGCTCGCAATATTCCGTACATCCACGTCGTCGACGTCCTGGCCCTGAACCCGGTCAGCCTCGTCGGTAGCGACTTCGTCGTCAT